The Xanthomonas sontii genome contains a region encoding:
- the adh gene encoding aldehyde dehydrogenase: MNAVSTAKPHATDPQSIFKSRYGNFIGGKWVEPKSGQYFDNSTPITGKVFTSVARSNAEDIEAALDAAHAAKDAWGKSSSTERSNVLLKIADRIEQNLELLAYAETWDNGKPVRETLNADVPLCVDHFRYFAGAVRAQEGGISEIDHDTIAYHFHEPLGVVGQIIPWNFPLLMACWKLAPALAAGNCVVMKPAEQTPASILVLMEVIGDLLPPGVLNVVNGFGLEAGKPLASNPRIAKIAFTGETTTGRLIMQYASQNLIPVTLELGGKSPNIFFADVMAEDDDFLDKAVEGFVLFAFNQGEVCTCPSRALIQESIYERFMEKVLKRVAAIKQGNPLDPNTMVGAQASSEQLEKILSYIDIGKQEGAEVLIGGERNALDGELAGGFYVKPTVFKGHNKMRVFQEEIFGPVVSVTTFKDEADALAIANDTLYGLGAGVWSRDAARLYRMGRAIQAGRVWTNCYHAYPAHAAFGGYKQSGIGRENHKMMLDHYQQTKNLLVSYSPKALGFF, translated from the coding sequence ATGAACGCCGTCAGCACCGCCAAGCCGCATGCCACCGATCCACAGTCCATCTTCAAGTCGCGCTACGGCAACTTCATCGGCGGCAAGTGGGTGGAGCCGAAGAGCGGGCAGTACTTCGACAACAGCACGCCGATCACCGGCAAGGTGTTCACTTCGGTGGCGCGCTCCAACGCCGAGGACATCGAGGCGGCGCTGGACGCCGCGCACGCCGCCAAGGACGCCTGGGGCAAGAGCTCCAGCACCGAGCGCAGCAACGTGCTGCTGAAGATCGCCGACCGTATCGAGCAGAACCTGGAACTGCTGGCCTATGCCGAGACCTGGGACAACGGCAAGCCGGTGCGCGAGACGCTCAACGCCGACGTGCCGCTGTGCGTGGACCACTTCCGCTACTTCGCCGGCGCGGTGCGCGCCCAGGAAGGCGGCATCTCCGAGATCGATCACGACACCATCGCCTACCACTTCCACGAACCGCTCGGCGTGGTCGGCCAGATCATCCCGTGGAACTTCCCGCTGTTGATGGCGTGCTGGAAGCTGGCGCCGGCGCTGGCCGCGGGCAACTGCGTGGTGATGAAGCCGGCCGAGCAGACCCCGGCCTCGATCCTGGTGCTGATGGAGGTGATCGGCGATCTGCTGCCGCCGGGCGTGCTCAACGTGGTCAACGGCTTCGGCCTGGAAGCGGGCAAGCCGCTGGCCAGCAACCCGCGCATCGCCAAGATCGCCTTCACCGGCGAGACCACCACCGGCCGGCTGATCATGCAGTACGCCAGCCAAAACCTGATCCCGGTGACGCTGGAGCTGGGCGGCAAGTCGCCCAACATCTTCTTCGCCGACGTGATGGCCGAGGACGACGACTTCCTCGACAAGGCGGTGGAAGGCTTCGTGCTGTTCGCCTTCAATCAGGGCGAGGTGTGCACCTGCCCGTCGCGCGCGCTGATCCAGGAATCGATCTACGAGCGCTTCATGGAGAAGGTGCTCAAGCGGGTGGCGGCGATCAAGCAGGGCAATCCGCTCGATCCCAATACCATGGTCGGCGCGCAGGCCTCCAGCGAGCAGTTGGAGAAGATCCTGTCCTACATCGACATCGGCAAGCAGGAAGGCGCCGAGGTGCTGATCGGCGGCGAACGCAACGCGCTGGATGGCGAGCTGGCCGGCGGCTTCTACGTCAAGCCGACGGTGTTCAAGGGGCATAACAAGATGCGCGTGTTCCAGGAGGAGATCTTCGGCCCGGTGGTGTCGGTGACCACCTTCAAGGACGAGGCGGACGCGCTGGCGATCGCCAACGACACGCTGTATGGCCTGGGTGCCGGCGTGTGGAGCCGCGATGCCGCGCGGCTGTACCGCATGGGCCGCGCGATCCAGGCCGGGCGGGTGTGGACCAACTGCTACCACGCCTATCCGGCGCATGCCGCGTTCGGCGGCTACAAGCAGTCGGGCATCGGCCGCGAGAACCACAAGATGATGCTCGACCACTACCAGCAGACCAAGAACCTGCTGGTCAGCTACTCGCCGAAGGCGTTGGGCTTCTTCTGA